From the genome of Brassica oleracea var. oleracea cultivar TO1000 chromosome C4, BOL, whole genome shotgun sequence:
TTCTGCGTTGCTTCGGTTTGAATTTCATTCTTATTGATTTGTCTGTGTTGCAGAGTGGAGTTCATGCTTTTACAGTGCGATGAAGCAATGAGTGTACTTGATGAGAAAGCTTTCAGAATTGGAGGTAAATGACTATATACAAAACAACCTAATCACGAGACAGATGTTGAGTTGAATATCTTTATGATTTGTAGTTGTATCTTCTGATTTGTAGTTGTATCTTCTGATTTGTAGTTTTATGTCATTTTTATTTAAATTTTTATGTTATCAAATCTATATCATTCAACTTTGAAAAAAATATATTTAAAAACTCCTATGGAATTTTTTCATTGGAAGAAGAAAAAATTATTTTCACTAAGTAAAGTTTTTAACTTCTTATATCACCTTTAAACCTACTAATTTAATTATTAGAACCTAGAGGTTCTAACGGATGGAGTTGCTCTAAGTGAATAGATGGGCACAAGCTCCTTGCTGACAGGTTCGATACGGTAGGTCACATTATGTTTCCTTTTAACGCTCAAAGCAGTAATATACACGTGGCAAAATGTTATTGGTTTACAGAACATTATTTGACCTTCTTCTAACAGACCTATTCAATTTCTTCGACAAAGCTTCCAGAACTTGCCACGTGGCATCTCCCTCTCGCGGAGGAACATTAAACAGAAGGGCCCGCCTGACAGACGGATCCTCAAGGTTCTTCTGTATGTCGGACAAATTAGTAGCCGCCACATGTTCTAAGATATCTCCGAGTCTCCCGACGTCTCTCTCGGCCACCGTGAGCGAGATATCTGGCCAGCGCACAGCGGATGGGAACGGCAGACGAATCCCGTCGGCAATAATAACTGGCACGCACCCAAGTGCAACCGACTCAACAAGTCTCGGGCTCCATGGGGCCCAACCAAGAGGACACAGACAGAAAACGGAACGAGCTATTTCTGACTGGTAACCGGCAAATCTTTGTCGTTGGAGATAAAACCGCCGGTCACCCCCGTAACTCCTCCAAATCTCCGTCCTTATTCGCCTAATAGAGAAAAAAGAAAGTTAACTCAACAGAACAAATATAATTAACTTCTTTTTTTGTTGACCAAAAAAATTAACTTTATTTTAGCACAAAAAATATAATTAACTATAGTTGAGTATTTAATGGTTGTTGTGTAATTCGACAAGAAATTTTTTTAAAAAAATTAACAAAAAAAAAAACAGGTTTGTATCAGGATTTTGTTTGTTACTTGCTGTAGAAGCGTCCACTGATGTTTTTGGGATGAATCTCCATCTTGCCGCGGAAGAAAACTCTAATGTCTCGTTCTATAGCTGCCGGAATATTCTTTTGATTCTTGCGCAAACTTTCCGGCGAGATGTACGGTGGTATCACAACGTTCTCTACCTCTTGGCATGGATGCTTATACGTTACACCAAAAGTTTGCAAAACTATAGAGTTTCTCAACATCCTTGGTACCCCATCAGCGATTGCTCTATCCTCCTTCAAATAAAAAAAAAAAACAATAATGAATTTGAATGAAGCTAGTTAGAAAACTTTAAATTTCGTAATTTTATTCGAGTAGGCTCGTAATCTAAACTTTATTTCCGTTTTTCGGGTTGAATTTATAAAACATTTTTTTGTTTTAAAAAATCAATATAAATAAATATATTTAAATTGTCATACAAATTTTAAATAGGTTTCTTTTGAACTAACTAACCATGGTGTGGAAGCAAGAGCCAAAGTCGTGTGTAGCGGTGAAGACGTGGTCAGAGCCACTAGTACGATTCCAAAACGGGTAACGAGCAGAGACGAGGTCTATCGCTTCCTTGATGAGTGACCGGGCGTGACCAATCGCTGGAAAGCCGTTGACTGTGCTGAAATTGCAAGAAACATAGACAGGGACGAAGAAGAAGTCGGCTTCGTAGGGATCTTCTGTCCGCACGTCTCCGTCGAGACTGAGCAACGCTTTGTGAAGAGCCACCTCCGCAGCGAAGAGGTGGTTGCTGCATCTCTCGTTGGCTAACCAATCTTTGTTGAACTTGGAAGGCAAGTCATAGACGTAGATCTTCAAATTGTTGAATACATCTGAAGACGATTAAAACAATAACAACAAGAAGAAGATAGTGTTATAACATGAAACCAGAACATGAAGTAAAAATCATGTATGTATAATTACCAGTTCTGATGTTGGGACGTTGAAGGGGAAAGCCATGTCTTTGATCATGGATTTTTGA
Proteins encoded in this window:
- the LOC106342474 gene encoding probable glucuronoxylan glucuronosyltransferase IRX7 encodes the protein MITQKQRRTEKGLCFKHYYKWILCFSLTLYFVASFFVDHDQEDHPSSSLSPSNPLITNPKPKLLSSRAMFESKIHDQRHGFPLQRPNIRTDVFNNLKIYVYDLPSKFNKDWLANERCSNHLFAAEVALHKALLSLDGDVRTEDPYEADFFFVPVYVSCNFSTVNGFPAIGHARSLIKEAIDLVSARYPFWNRTSGSDHVFTATHDFGSCFHTMEDRAIADGVPRMLRNSIVLQTFGVTYKHPCQEVENVVIPPYISPESLRKNQKNIPAAIERDIRVFFRGKMEIHPKNISGRFYSKRIRTEIWRSYGGDRRFYLQRQRFAGYQSEIARSVFCLCPLGWAPWSPRLVESVALGCVPVIIADGIRLPFPSAVRWPDISLTVAERDVGRLGDILEHVAATNLSDIQKNLEDPSVRRALLFNVPPREGDATWQVLEALSKKLNRSVRRRSNNVL